Part of the Scomber japonicus isolate fScoJap1 chromosome 6, fScoJap1.pri, whole genome shotgun sequence genome, TGAGTTTGGAGCGGCTGAGTTTGATCCGACTGGCAAAAGTGACCATTGACTCCCTGACTGTACCTGCAGGCAGCACAATCACCACTCCCAGAAAGACCTCTAGTAAAGGGAAACCTCCTCAACCATTAACCGGCAAGAAGTGGTAGGCAAAATATTTAACACTATTTTCATctgatttaaaataacattgGCATTATGAGTAAGAAAGGCCTGTGATGTCTCCTATCTTTTGGCAGCACATTTTTTGTTGAGTACGTGTTCCCGACAGCTTCCACGTCCAGTCGACATGATCACAGTAAGGCTGCAGATCGAGATGTGACCAGAGCCGTTTCCAGTAAAGTTTCAGGAGGAAGTATGACTTgctttgattgaaaaaaaaacaaacaataaaaacatttgatcagcCATTGTACAGGTTTGTGACTGTATCTGATATATATTATTGCTTTTTCAAAGGGGTGAAGTTTGATCAGCACTCAGTGTTTCCTGTCCAATTGAGTACAACAGCAGTTAAACAGTGGTGGGGAACTGACCTCCTTTTCAAGATTCACTCAAGAAAGAGCCACCAAAAGAAGGTACGTCTgtcataataaaacataaaaagtagCCAAATGTTACTCTTatttgttcaaatgtttttaaaaatgtgtcaccCTGACACTTCAGATTTTGCTCTCTGATTAACATAAACATAGAGTTTAATGTTGGTTGTAGTTTCTAAATTAGATCCTTTTTGTGTTAAATACTTAGAAACACAGCTTTACTTTCATCAAAATTCATCACTATAAACTCTTCTTACAGCCTGTCCTCATTGGTAAAGCAGTTCACCCACTGCGCTGTCTGCTGCAGAGCAAGGAGCTGAGTCAGTCTGTTGTTTTACCAGTACAGAGCGTTGATGGGAACTGTGAAACACATGAAATCGGACCTCTTAAGgtaacatattgttttttttacccaggCATTATTGTTTCAAAGTCTGATCTGCGTTTTCCAGATGGCTGTAATATTCATGTAGgagtaatgttaatgtttttttcaggtGTCACTACAACTTGTGACTACTACAAACAACAAAGACTTCtctgaaaaaaggaaatgtaaacTGGCTTGGAGTGATATACCACCTTCACACCCCGTACCCAGTCCTGAGAGAGAGCCCAGCCCCAGATCTCATCATGTTGACACTACCACAGAGGAATTACCGGCTTTTGTAGAATCCAGATTGAATGTTTCCAGTCCTCAGAAACCCTTAAAATCAGCCTCTCCTCATCCTGGCTTCCACACATTTCCTCATAAATCATGGCAGCAGGTGGAAGAGGACTCTGAGGTGCTGTTGCATACCTTACTCATGGTGCCAGATGGAAAGAACTTCAACTGTGGGCCTATGCAGGCTCCAAACGTGTACTTGAATTGTAAGCTCTTTTGGTGCGATGAGACGGCGAGATCTGTTGTCAGCTGGGGTCAGGCAAACCCTTCCTTCAACTTTGTTCAGGTTAGCagcaaagttgttttttaattaaactcaGAGACTACAAAGAGTCCAATTTTTCAGCTGTGTTGTTGCGAATGCTGAATTCAGTTTAGCCAAATGagtttctttccttcatttgtcTCAGGTGACTCCTGTGGCATTAACAGTAAAGCTGTTGGAGAGGATGAAGAATAATATGATGGTGATCGAGGTGTGGCAGAAGATGGGGAGTTCAGGGCAGGATTGCCTCCTTGGCCTTGTCAAATTACCTCTCCACCAGTTCTACATGTCCTTTAGGCAAGTCATGGCAAGCTAGCTTTTTTCTGctagtttttctttttgaacagAATTCTGGGGGAAAAAGCCAACATTTGTCTTCAAAGTGGGCAAAATGCTAAGAAATGGTGTTTATTCAGAGtactttctcttttatttaactTCCCCACTGGGAGGCGCTATAGTACCCTAACACCACATAGAACAGTTGGTCTTGAATCCCACATACCATAACAACTAAGctcaagctgttttttttactacaaaCTCCTCTTTGTACAATTGTTGcgtaaatgtaatttaaatatcTGCTATAACAAGGTTTCATATGACACCAGtaactcctctctttcttcatcctcttcagaGATCCAAAGATTGCTCACCTTCTTCTTCAGGCACAGTACCCCGTTTTAGGGGTGGACTGCTACATGCCCGTTATTGATGTCTTCTCAGGCAGTTGCAAAGGAAACCTCAGGGTTGTTTTGGCTATGGGTCGATCAGAGCAGATAATCGCCCTACAGCGTACGAGAGATGAAGAATATGACTCTTTTTCTCCATTGATGAGACCAGTTCATCTGCTTGATCACCAGCCACACGTGCACACAAAGGTCAGTGGCAATTTTGGGTGAATGAGGCTTTGTATTTCTGTGTTGCTGTGGAACAGATATTACTGGTAGTAGATGCCCCCCAGCCCTGTTGATGGGAACGTGCAGGATCACATTTGGAGGTGCACAGTGGGTTTCTATTACTGTCAAAATTAATAACACCTCATACATTCCAATGATTTACTGACTGAACTGCTGAAGTAGTTTCAGCACTTCTCTTATACTTGTATCtcaaacaatatacacacagtgGTTCACCTCTGTCAACTGCATGTTGcatgtcttctttctctctcccgctacctttttttcttctttagaaGGAATTTCTTTGACCTCTGTTCACTATTGTGTCTCTCCCCCAGGTGAGTGCAGCACAAGAGCAAACTATGAGAGAGCATTTGTTTGTGATAAGGGTGGAGAAGGTCACTGGCTTGACACCACTGCAATCTACAGTATGGGGCGAGGCTGACTGCTATGTGCAGTACAGTTTCCCCTGTCAGGAAAGTGATCCTGCTacacaagtggacccaaacctCATAGAGAGCAGTAAGGGACATTTTCTTGTATGAAACCCTCAACAACACAAGAAGTTTTTCTGTCCTCTGCATCATTCTAACCTGTATCTCATCTCCAACAGGTGTGAACCTGAAGCCTTTTCGCACCACTACCACTCTCTGTGTGCCTGACCCACTGTTCAGCCATACAGAGACTCATGTGCTTTTGTCTCCTGAGGGAGTTCCTGTCCAGAGGCTGCTGCTCAGCTCTCTTTCCAGTCAAGGCCTGAGCACTGGAGGGGGTATCCAGTTTGAAGTGTGGTGCAGGTTTGTGGTTGTTACTGTTTGATCCAGCTGAAAAAAAACCTGATATATTATAATAAGTAGCCCTGACATCTACCCCAAACCTTGACTTCTTTAGAAGCTTAAAGACTGAGTTACGCTTCTGTGTTCTACCAAAGCTGACGTACACCTCAAAATATAACTTAATTTTGGGGCTAAAGTTGCTACAGGGAGACAGCAACAAACATGTTATTTATCTTTGTGGGCTGTCTTTGTAATTTCTCCTTGATGTTTCAAGTGTTAGTCAGTTTGTTGGTAGTGATAACAACATGGATCAAACCTCCTTTTCTCTAACGATCTAGCAAAActactttaagtcaaaatattCTCTGGGAAATATGTTAACACCTTTTCTATTGGTGTGAACCATAGACTTTATATAAAAATAGTATGAACATAAAACAGTGCCTTTTTAATGCATGACATACCCGCAATGTAACTACTGCCTCGTACCTCAGTGTTAAACTTATAGGTGGTTCATAATGACATATTTAGGATATATTTCTGTCTGCAGATATTATTATCCAAATGTCCGAGATCAGCTCGTGGCCAAAGGAATACTTCCAATATCCAAGCTATGTGCCATGGTCACCATGCAGAGGCAGCATCCTGATGAAGCTCAAATGTTTTCCCTGCCACTGATTCCCAGGACCGACAGTCCCACAGGGCATCACCCTCAACCATCAggtaaaaacacatacacattaatgacaataaaatgctGTGTGGACACGTGTTTAGCATCTTTAATGTTGTGACTATTCTGTGATGTCTCTCAGGCCTGCTAGATGTGTGTGTCCGGTACAAGCATCGGCCTGTGAGACCTGAAGGACAGGCTGGCAGAGGAGCTGCCTCTCGTGTAGTGACTCTAGTGGTTGAAGTACACAGAGCGTCtggtctgcaggctgcagcaaGGTACCTCACTCTCACTGTCCTCTCAGAAGCTGTTGAACCAGCTGTTTAAGTTGAATTCatataaaaagataaagataaaattTGAAGCTTTTTGTTTAGTACAATGATAGATCATTTATCACAATCtatcacatgaaaaaaaaatccccttagCACTGTTATTAGAGTAAGGAAGTAGAGTTGTAAGTcattaatttaatcattattgtttgggaagaaataacaatggattattttatttttagttctTCCTTACACATATGTTTACTCAAATtctacatgtacagtattttataacttttaaaactttaaaattgaTACTATACTTGCACATAGCGGCCCGAGGTCTTCAGTTCATTATGTTGCCTCTGTCTCTGTTGCAGGCTGTTATCAGAACAAAATGAAAGGTTCAGCTACTTTGCTACTGTGGGAGTGAACACATTTGTAACAGTGCAGCTCTCCTTCTTGCCTGAGAGCGAGACGAGGTGCACCCGCATAGCTGCCAGGACCTTCTGCCCAGAGTTCGACCACCACATGGAGATGTCCTgtgatctgctgcttcagaggagCAGCGGAGAAACCTGCAGTCTGGCAGAACAGCTGGAGGAAGCTTCTGCTGTCTTCACTGTCTGGAACAGAGACAATCGCAAAGGTTTAAGAAATAGTTTTATGCCTCATCGAACTCTGTTACTAACTTGAATGTTGAATAATGGATACTGTTTCTTTGCCTCAGTAACCCTTCCCATTTCTTTGCTATTTTAACAGGTACTTTTTCTGCTCAACATTTTaagaaaagtgttttaaatgtacagtacagcacaTATAAATGAACAGTAAATCAGTGCACACAATTAGTTTGTTATTGATAACAGAGCCTCTGTGGTATATAAGGATGGAAAAATGAtctgctctgtttttgttcaaaATGTTAATTGAAGCAGTAATTCACTCATTTGGTCTGTGCTATTTTTTGCAGCAATGGAAACTTCCAAGCCTAAGGATGTGGTGTTAGGCACAGTAAAAATACCACTGGCTGATCTCATTCTTAAAAGAACAGGTACGCTGTTCTCTTCACTGACTGCATGGTCAATAGATTTTCTGATGAAcctttatttaccttttatgtTTCTTCTTCCAAACATAAAGGTATTTCTGGCTGGTTTGGAGTTTATGTATCGCAGGAAACAAGTTCTTCTCAGGACCAGCACATCTTGGTCGGGGGCCTTGAGATCTCTCTCAGCTTCGCCCACCACTCAGACAGGGAGCGAGTTATTAGAGCTGCTCAGAGCGTAGGCTGGGAAATGGCCCAGATTGACTGTGAAAGGCACGATGATGAAGATGCCTGGGAAGAGAGCATGAAGAAAATGTCTCTGACCTTATCAATGCCAAGAGTGTGGCTACCAGTCCACTGCTTGCTTCTTCCAGGACACAGTGAGCTGCAACGCTTCACCTACTGCTACTTCAGGTACAAATTCTATGACCAGGATGCCTTTTGCTCTCAGATGAAACACCCCTCTGTCATTGAGGGCAGGGAGGAAGGCCAAGCCACAGTAAGTTTTGAAGGAAGTAGGACTGTTGAGCTGAGGAGCACCCGACCTTTGATGTGGTACCTTCGAGAGGAAAGGCTGGAGGTTCAGGTGTGGGTTACCTTTACAAAAGACAAAACTCAGAGGCCCCGCGACACGGACCGCCTGGTGGGATCAGCATTTATCGAGCTGTCCTTGCTAGCAAAGACAGCCAAGCAGAAGCTGACTCTCAGTggtatgaaatatttaattatgtattaatTAAAGAAATCACCAGTGTTTCAGAAAAGCTAAATGTGTATTTCTGGGTGTGATAaagagttttttgttttgacagGTGTCTACCCGCTGTTCAGACGCTCAGCAGCAGACCTGCAGGGGGCTGCTCTCAGGGTGCACATCACCCTGACCGCTGGTTGTGACCCTAGAAAGACATCTGCTGAAGCTGACAAGCAGGTGGACTCTGACAGCCAGGGGGAGGTGGAAGAAGAGATGGAGGCAGCAGATGGTGCCTCCTTGTTTACCACACCTAAACAACCCTGTGCACAAAGCAAACATCAACATAAATCATCAAGAACAACTCCAGACATCACATCTTTGGGGCACACAGAAATGAGTGTGGATGAATCCTTCCCTGTGACGGTTGCAGTGGACAGGGCCATGCACCTGAATCTGAAAGGTTAGCCTGTGACCTGAAATGATTATTCTCCTCCATTTGTTTTgcttgcaataaaaataaaatgtgagtaATTTCTTCCTGGCAGGCTGTCCACTAGCTGAGCGCAGTGATGGGACAccatgctgctgtgtttcataCGTTACTGCTGACACTGATgaaccagtgtccacagctTTAATACCCAACACTGACTCCCCTGTGTGGGATCATCAGCATGAGTGCAGGTTAGTGTCATATCAAACATAACTTGCACTTCAATTACACTGAAACAGTTTTATCAGATATCAATCTGATGTATTTTGTGAATTTTACAGGCTTTCAAAGCAGCTGCTGGTTGATCCACAACAGTACCTCGTGTTCAAAGTCTGGCACAAAGGAGGTACAGCAGACATTTTTACTTCATGATGCAGCTATATgcataatatatatatctttaaaatatattaaaaacattttttttacccCAATAGAAATGGAAAGGGTACTTGGTTTTGCCTCTGTAGACCTGTCCCCCTTACTGTGTGGATTCCTGTCAGTGTGTGGTTGGTACAATATCACAGACTTGAGTGGACAGTGTCACGGTCAGCTCAAAGTGTCCATCACTCCACTAAGGGGCGTCCAGGACCTCCGTGGGCAGAGAAAAACTGTGAATGAAGAAGCTGCGAAAAACTCATCGGTGAGAAAAGTcatatatcaatatttttattgaattttcagttacatggattattattatttggagtaaataaaatgtcaaatctaACAGCACTGAATGTGTTTCATTAACAGGCTTTATTCCAGGCCTTCCCTCTCAGCTACCACACCACAGCTACATACAGCAGCTTCCCGTCTCACATCAGCCGATACACCGAGCAGAAGATTTCGTCCCCTGACCACATGGATAGGCTGTTCTCTGAGaagtttgtttttcactttgctATTGATTAAAATGTGTCCCTGCATGCTGAAATAATCCTGTGCAGTCCATCACTATCTTTATTGGTCATCTTTACAGTTATCCCAGGTCCAGTGAGGGTGACCGTCATCATGAGCACATGGATAAAGTGCGTCTTTACCAT contains:
- the c2cd3 gene encoding C2 domain-containing protein 3, whose protein sequence is MKSRKQRSVKAGGGSKKKVPSDVSPSTSLPPLVEGQLRCFLRVTISRVLWTVHKPPSATFVRLRWWGESSNGTQFFPRDGSQLSQKTIKTTARFPIRCGPKQFTSYLTDMGSVVLEVMTKPDNLPVARTQVAGISRLSLSCPISGFYTLVSPTSEKLGELQVSLNLEPLTEAYDSSSSGPATDVSTEGPQAKTLIVPSRPRSLSAGSGKESVGGSGGNTPRGKDHLYFAQKDKSKYESLENQVPTTNRSQNSQTAVSPSCQEACGQSTNDILSVILARGNKLRNAMVVSAMKCDMDSAPTLKDTPLPLPKDNILPPSKPFPFPSGMFLKNILHADSTLKASDDVAEVPDCSLDSPVDVDNRAVDLLLGSLNTSPLPLWDDEGSFPISLSGHSSVCGDSELNDPQYDQSLLENLFYKTPMSDIRPDDTDVDVEATVSSSKSQPKHGSLGAEERLTLSGPKINENPNSDPQRSTDDGGVPSGLSLERLSLIRLAKVTIDSLTVPAGSTITTPRKTSSKGKPPQPLTGKKCTFFVEYVFPTASTSSRHDHSKAADRDVTRAVSSKVSGGRVKFDQHSVFPVQLSTTAVKQWWGTDLLFKIHSRKSHQKKPVLIGKAVHPLRCLLQSKELSQSVVLPVQSVDGNCETHEIGPLKVSLQLVTTTNNKDFSEKRKCKLAWSDIPPSHPVPSPEREPSPRSHHVDTTTEELPAFVESRLNVSSPQKPLKSASPHPGFHTFPHKSWQQVEEDSEVLLHTLLMVPDGKNFNCGPMQAPNVYLNCKLFWCDETARSVVSWGQANPSFNFVQVTPVALTVKLLERMKNNMMVIEVWQKMGSSGQDCLLGLVKLPLHQFYMSFRDPKIAHLLLQAQYPVLGVDCYMPVIDVFSGSCKGNLRVVLAMGRSEQIIALQRTRDEEYDSFSPLMRPVHLLDHQPHVHTKVSAAQEQTMREHLFVIRVEKVTGLTPLQSTVWGEADCYVQYSFPCQESDPATQVDPNLIESSVNLKPFRTTTTLCVPDPLFSHTETHVLLSPEGVPVQRLLLSSLSSQGLSTGGGIQFEVWCRYYYPNVRDQLVAKGILPISKLCAMVTMQRQHPDEAQMFSLPLIPRTDSPTGHHPQPSGLLDVCVRYKHRPVRPEGQAGRGAASRVVTLVVEVHRASGLQAAARLLSEQNERFSYFATVGVNTFVTVQLSFLPESETRCTRIAARTFCPEFDHHMEMSCDLLLQRSSGETCSLAEQLEEASAVFTVWNRDNRKAMETSKPKDVVLGTVKIPLADLILKRTGISGWFGVYVSQETSSSQDQHILVGGLEISLSFAHHSDRERVIRAAQSVGWEMAQIDCERHDDEDAWEESMKKMSLTLSMPRVWLPVHCLLLPGHSELQRFTYCYFRYKFYDQDAFCSQMKHPSVIEGREEGQATVSFEGSRTVELRSTRPLMWYLREERLEVQVWVTFTKDKTQRPRDTDRLVGSAFIELSLLAKTAKQKLTLSGVYPLFRRSAADLQGAALRVHITLTAGCDPRKTSAEADKQVDSDSQGEVEEEMEAADGASLFTTPKQPCAQSKHQHKSSRTTPDITSLGHTEMSVDESFPVTVAVDRAMHLNLKGCPLAERSDGTPCCCVSYVTADTDEPVSTALIPNTDSPVWDHQHECRLSKQLLVDPQQYLVFKVWHKGEMERVLGFASVDLSPLLCGFLSVCGWYNITDLSGQCHGQLKVSITPLRGVQDLRGQRKTVNEEAAKNSSALFQAFPLSYHTTATYSSFPSHISRYTEQKISSPDHMDRLFSENYPRSSEGDRHHEHMDKVRLYHQSLQEQTASNSACSSSAVDITPSSSVLFSALRKKLSELDNIQRYFSRKISTPTFPSVSEQAFQTKPEEQRESETDTSQLLRKSSLLVGEVNSIINGIRGQNLETTASNPQSSSTVSPVRHNDFHVIPESISSPRRASNSSQEDISQPLSPRPKLSEEHTDSEAEEEKDSQHCPATVLDDENGEGLDDDEDGSDCRRDDDDDDDDEEEEEEEEEDYEEVVVKPRHLNEVTSLTDKTSPWTSIISDPDLVSLVSMEVPEELDLSQDEEDKSHLTSQNVNLHAQCSSRKQEDEHCQTDSFNGSAGDASDAERDVDETPNMWSGDAAPTREHGPFSQDASCSLGNQDTSLQPSVPVEVPNFFLPSHQLEASMRAIRLAPSFSQSSSDSGLNTPVHSIPRRGPRQCPNMSPTYMKKETERIAKIFAAQFDEDH